Genomic DNA from Carnobacteriaceae bacterium zg-C25:
TATTCATAGTTACAGCTATATTTTCTTCTGATACTGTATCTGGGAATAAAGATTCCGCATCATCAAAATCTACTTTTTTCAATACAAAAGAATCTTTTAAATACGTTGTTAGCGTATTGTTTTCAATATTGATACCATCTTTTACCGTCACATTTAAGTCTTTATAATCGTGCTTTTTTCGATTAATCCGTACTTCCCACCCTAGTGATTCTTCATTACTATTAGAAGTTACTTTATAAATACTTTCGCCTTTAATTTTAAATGAAGCATAAGGATCTTCCTCATACTTATACGTTACATTATACTCTGTACCATCTGGAAATCTGAATGAATTATTTCCTTTTTGTAATCTCAATGTTGATTCAGCAGAAAAACCACCTCTTACATTTGCTTCGCTTTCAATATTCTCATTAAATGTAAATGTTATTTTTCCAGTGGTTTCATCAGTTCGCATTGTTCCAAGTTGAACATTAGTGTCTGGATGCGTCAACGGATAAGTACCTGATACTAAATGAATATAGTCTGGAACCGTTACCGTAAAATAATCTCCAGATACAAGCGTAGCACCGAATTTTGATAAATCGTACTTACCTGTAAAAAATGCCGTTACAGCTCTTTTTGTTCCTGCTGTCTCAGAATTTCCCGACAACGCTTTTGTCCCAGTTTCATCTTTCACCACGATATCACTGATTGCAACTTGATTCGTTAAATCTCTTCCTGCTGCAAAAGCAGATACACTCGGCATAAAGATGCTAACTAATAGTATCAAAACCGTTAAAATAATATTTTGTTTTTTCATTAAATTTTTTCCTTCACATTTTTTGCATGTACTTTAAAGCACAACACACCATTTTACTGTATAAAAACAGTAAAAACAATAGCAAACACCTGCATCAAAAATTGAAGTAAATTATAGAATTAAGTTAGCCAGTGATACAAAAAAAGCATCTCATAGGATATACTTTTAGTAACAACACAAAAAGGATACCTAGAGATGCAAGAACACTATAACACAAAAGGCAAACATATTACAGAAAAAGAGCGTTATTTAATTGAAAAATGGAAAAAAGAAGGAAAAAGCAACCGAGAAATTGGTAGATTATTAGGTAAAAATCACCAAACGATTAATAACGAAATTAAACGCGGACTGATTGATTTATCTTTTCATGGTGGCACTATAGAATACTCTGCTCAAAAAGCACAGAACGATTATAATCATTTACGTTTAGCCGTAGGTAGAACGGATACGTGGACTGTAGAAAAAGAAAATATCATCAGAGAAAAAATTATGCAGAAATATTCCCCTGAAATGATTAGTCAATTACCGGATATGCCGTCTTTTACGACAATTTACACATGGATATATAAAGGATGGATAGCAGGTATTTCACGCAAACATTTGATTTACCCTAGAAAAACTAAGCCAATAAAATCAAATGAAAAACGTCCACCAAGAAAAGCAAATGCTCTCTCTATTGAACAGCGTCCACAAGACATTAACGAACGAAAAGAAATTGGGCATTTTGAAATTGATTTAGTCATTTTAAACAAGAACCGTGGACAACAGTTATTAACATTAACAGATAGAAAAACGCGATTTGAAATCATTCGTCTTATTCCTGATAAAACTGCTCACAGCGTTAATACCGCTTTGACAGACATTCAACAAAATTACTTAATCCGCTCTTTAACAGCTGAT
This window encodes:
- a CDS encoding IS30 family transposase → MQEHYNTKGKHITEKERYLIEKWKKEGKSNREIGRLLGKNHQTINNEIKRGLIDLSFHGGTIEYSAQKAQNDYNHLRLAVGRTDTWTVEKENIIREKIMQKYSPEMISQLPDMPSFTTIYTWIYKGWIAGISRKHLIYPRKTKPIKSNEKRPPRKANALSIEQRPQDINERKEIGHFEIDLVILNKNRGQQLLTLTDRKTRFEIIRLIPDKTAHSVNTALTDIQQNYLIRSLTADNGSEFLKLDEAVNCPIYYAHPFSSYERGSNENSNRLIRRWFPKGTTAVTPNEVTAVEQWINRYPRKLFNYVCPYDLPEVANLLL